From Kitasatospora sp. MAP12-44:
CCCGGAGCGGATCGCCGAGGCCGCGCTCGCCCTGCTGACCGGGCGCCGGGAGGAGGCGGTGGTGCCCGGTTGGCTGAGGGTGCCCGAGCGGCTGCACGGCGCCGCGCCCGCGCTGTTCCGCCGCCTCGCCGGCCGGTTCGACTGATGCCCGGCGCGGGCCGGGCCCTGCTCGCCGGGGCCGGCGCCGCCGCCGCGGTGGAGGTGCTCCAGCTGGCCCCCGCCGCCGGCCGGCTCGGGGTGGTCCGGCGCAGCGTCTGCCGGGGGCTCGCCGGGTACGGCAGCCCGACGCATGTGGCGCTCACCTTCGACGACGGGCCCGATCCGCGGAGCACGCCGTACTTCCTGGCGGCGCTGGACGAACTGGACGTGCGGGCCACGTTCTTCCTGCTCGGCAGCATGCTCGACCGGGCCCCCGGTCTCGGGCGCGAGCTGGTCGAGCGCGGCCACGAGGTCGCCGTGCACGGCTGGTACCACCGACAGCCGTGGTGGCCGCACCCCGCCCGCGACCGCGCCGAACTCCGTCGCACCGCCGAGGCCGTCACCGCGTACTGCGGGGCCCGGCCGCGCTGGTACCGCCCCCCGTACGGCGTACTGACCAGCGGGCTGCTCGGGGCCGCCCGGCGATCGGGGCTGCGGCCGGTGCTGTGGACGGGCTGGGGCCGGGACTGGACGGCCCGCGCCTCGGCGGCCTCGGTGTACGAGACGCTCCGCCCCGAACTGCGGGGCGGGGCCACGCTGCTGCTGCACGACTCGGACTGCACGTCGGCGCGGGGTGCGTGGCGCTCGGCGCTCGGCGCACTGCCCTTCGCGGTGGAGCACTGCCGGGAGCGCGGCCTGGAGGTCGGCCCGCTCCGCGACCACGGCCTGACTTTCTGAGCTCGCCCTACCCGAGGAGAGGATCGAGGGCCGCGGCGAAGGCGGTCTCCCAGGGGGCCCGGGACGGGGCTTGGCTGGGTACCGGGGCGGTGTCGGCCAGGGCGGCGAGGGCGGCGAGGGCGTTGCGGACGACCTCGTGGGGGCGGGCCGAGGTGACCTCGGCCCGGCCGAGTTCCAGTTCGTGTTGGAGGTTGTCCCGGCCGTGGCCCTGGACCACGTCCAGGAGGAGCAGTCGGCGGCCGAGGCCGCGGGCCTCGCTGCAGGTGTCGCCCGAGCTGGTGATCACCAGGTCGGCGGCCGTCATCAGGGCGGGGACGCGCTCGGTGTAGCCGAAGCAGTGCAGTCGGG
This genomic window contains:
- a CDS encoding polysaccharide deacetylase family protein, which produces MPGAGRALLAGAGAAAAVEVLQLAPAAGRLGVVRRSVCRGLAGYGSPTHVALTFDDGPDPRSTPYFLAALDELDVRATFFLLGSMLDRAPGLGRELVERGHEVAVHGWYHRQPWWPHPARDRAELRRTAEAVTAYCGARPRWYRPPYGVLTSGLLGAARRSGLRPVLWTGWGRDWTARASAASVYETLRPELRGGATLLLHDSDCTSARGAWRSALGALPFAVEHCRERGLEVGPLRDHGLTF